Proteins encoded in a region of the Zea mays cultivar B73 chromosome 2, Zm-B73-REFERENCE-NAM-5.0, whole genome shotgun sequence genome:
- the LOC100217212 gene encoding Multifunctional methyltransferase subunit TRM112 homolog A-like, producing the protein MRLLTHNMLASNVRGATTGYPLTLEATNWCTKEVELNSDFIRGLLPKIDWRALVAATRAVGLPELLPEEQPPEEEIFADGAADVEGSAIRRIHHALLEVHVQEGSLVCPDTSRCFPINKGIPNMMLHEDEV; encoded by the coding sequence ATGAGGCTCCTGACGCACAACATGCTGGCGTCGAACGTCCGGGGCGCAACCACCGGCTACCCGCTGACGCTGGAGGCGACCAACTGGTGCACCAAGGAGGTGGAGCTCAACTCCGACTTCATCCGCGGTCTCCTCCCCAAGATCGACTGGCGCGCGCTCGTCGCCGCCACCCGCGCGGTCGGCCTCCCTGAGCTCCTCCCCGAGGAGCAGCCCCCCGAGGAGGAGATCTTCGCCGACGGCGCCGCCGACGTCGAGGGAAGCGCCATCCGCCGCATCCACCACGCGCTCCTCGAGGTTCATGTCCAGGAGGGCTCCCTCGTCTGCCCCGACACCAGCCGCTGCTTCCCCATCAACAAGGGCATCCCCAACATGATGCTCCACGAGGACGAGGTCTGA